One window of Aliarcobacter lanthieri genomic DNA carries:
- a CDS encoding SufD family Fe-S cluster assembly protein produces the protein MQVINFKDLKLPQKRDEEFLKIDFSSLFSYDFKNIKTSTFSLDLKSKKDENSYDSILFDITKNLDKNQKVLTINEDTKEPIILIHTLNEDETAFTNSLEIELKDGIKAQIIEVFNSKSTNSSFFVNRSLIIGKNAHLEYVKVQDIVSQNSIIFSLKTSQDDNSNVELTNFEFGDGFIVNSFENTINSQEVNYELNGLLKLEDKANSSTLVKTVHNNKSSRSNINYKNSLKDNSRAVVKIKSIVNQEALYSKAFQNCNSILLSDDATIFAQPHLEIYIDELEASHGTTTGTLNKEQLLYLCARGIPKEKAYDMLLVAFESSIKNNLKNEKIKEFIDNYKRENYV, from the coding sequence ATGCAAGTAATTAATTTTAAAGATTTAAAACTACCACAAAAAAGAGATGAAGAGTTTTTAAAAATAGACTTCTCTTCACTTTTTTCTTATGATTTTAAAAATATTAAAACATCTACTTTTAGTCTTGACTTAAAATCAAAAAAAGATGAAAATTCTTATGATAGTATTTTATTTGATATTACAAAAAATTTAGATAAAAATCAAAAAGTTTTAACTATCAATGAAGATACAAAAGAGCCAATTATCTTAATTCATACTTTAAATGAAGATGAAACAGCTTTTACAAACTCTTTAGAAATTGAATTAAAAGATGGTATAAAAGCACAAATTATTGAAGTTTTCAATTCAAAATCAACAAATTCTTCATTTTTTGTAAATAGAAGTTTAATTATAGGTAAAAATGCACATTTAGAATATGTAAAAGTTCAAGATATAGTTTCTCAAAACTCTATAATATTTTCTTTAAAAACTTCTCAAGATGATAACTCAAATGTAGAACTTACAAATTTTGAATTTGGAGATGGATTTATAGTAAATAGTTTTGAAAATACAATAAATTCACAAGAAGTAAACTATGAATTAAATGGTTTACTAAAATTAGAAGATAAAGCAAATTCTTCAACTTTGGTAAAAACTGTACACAATAACAAAAGTTCAAGAAGTAATATAAACTATAAAAATAGTTTAAAAGACAATTCAAGAGCTGTTGTAAAAATAAAATCTATTGTAAATCAAGAAGCACTATATTCAAAAGCTTTCCAAAACTGTAACTCAATTTTATTAAGTGATGATGCAACTATTTTTGCTCAACCACATTTAGAAATTTATATTGATGAGCTTGAAGCTAGTCATGGAACAACAACTGGTACACTAAATAAAGAACAACTTTTATATCTTTGTGCAAGAGGTATCCCAAAAGAAAAAGCTTATGATATGCTTTTAGTTGCATTTGAAAGTTCTATTAAAAATAATTTAAAAAATGAAAAAATTAAAGAATTCATTGATAACTATAAAAGAGAGAACTATGTATAA
- a CDS encoding aminotransferase class V-fold PLP-dependent enzyme: MKKLKNSLITIKERTMYKKDFPYFQNSKTIYLDSAATTQKPQSVVDATVDFYTKYCSNTHRSNFGDANKATQEFEDARKTLQKFINANKKEEIIFTKGVTESINFIVSSFAADFKTVIISSLEHHANIVPWHIQGRTLGAGLEVVNCDSNLNFDMNHFEELLKANPNSFVSITHISNSFGKIHDIENIIKLAHSYNAVVMIDGAQSLAHTKIDVQKLDVDFFAISGHKTLAPTGVGAIYIKDKFLKEVKPYQTGGATIHEVSYEKSTLLDAPFKFEAGTQNIAGIIGFKYALNYISNIGYETIQKKEHELFSYLDEELKKLPDIEFYNDLENCCGSRSFNFKGIIHDDIGILIDKMGIAVRVGHHCTQPIMKKLGIKGTVRVSISFYNEKEDIDKLIIALKKALSMLKD; encoded by the coding sequence ATGAAAAAATTAAAGAATTCATTGATAACTATAAAAGAGAGAACTATGTATAAAAAAGATTTTCCATATTTTCAAAACTCAAAAACTATATATTTGGATAGTGCAGCAACAACACAAAAACCACAAAGTGTAGTTGATGCAACAGTTGATTTTTATACAAAATATTGTTCAAATACTCATAGAAGTAATTTTGGTGATGCAAATAAAGCTACACAAGAGTTTGAAGATGCAAGAAAAACTTTACAAAAGTTTATAAATGCTAATAAAAAAGAGGAGATTATCTTTACAAAAGGTGTTACTGAAAGTATTAATTTTATAGTTTCTTCTTTTGCAGCAGATTTTAAAACAGTTATTATCTCAAGTTTAGAACACCATGCAAATATTGTACCTTGGCACATACAAGGAAGAACTTTAGGTGCTGGACTTGAAGTTGTAAATTGTGATAGCAACTTAAACTTCGATATGAACCATTTTGAAGAACTTTTAAAAGCAAATCCAAACTCTTTTGTAAGTATTACTCATATTTCAAACTCTTTTGGAAAAATTCATGATATAGAAAATATTATAAAACTTGCTCACTCTTACAATGCTGTTGTAATGATTGATGGAGCACAAAGTCTGGCTCATACAAAAATTGATGTTCAAAAACTTGATGTTGATTTTTTTGCTATTTCTGGTCATAAAACTTTAGCACCAACAGGAGTTGGAGCAATTTATATAAAAGATAAGTTTTTAAAAGAAGTAAAACCTTATCAAACAGGAGGAGCTACAATACATGAAGTTAGCTATGAAAAATCTACACTTCTCGATGCTCCTTTCAAATTTGAAGCTGGAACTCAAAATATAGCTGGGATTATAGGATTTAAATATGCTTTAAACTATATATCAAATATTGGTTATGAAACAATACAAAAAAAAGAGCATGAACTTTTCTCATATCTAGATGAAGAGTTAAAAAAACTTCCAGATATTGAATTTTACAATGATTTGGAAAATTGTTGTGGAAGTAGAAGTTTTAACTTCAAAGGAATAATTCATGATGATATAGGAATCCTTATTGATAAAATGGGAATTGCTGTAAGAGTAGGACATCACTGTACTCAACCAATTATGAAAAAACTAGGAATAAAAGGAACAGTAAGAGTTTCTATATCTTTTTATAATGAAAAAGAGGATATTGATAAATTAATAATAGCTTTAAAAAAAGCTTTAAGTATGTTAAAGGATTGA